One segment of Desulfonauticus submarinus DNA contains the following:
- a CDS encoding 4Fe-4S dicluster domain-containing protein, with translation MVKKKGKTIVTVYSAWCKGCGICVAFCPGKVLEFDEHGKAYPAHMEECINCGFCELHCPDFAISVRPKKDEKCIDEMVKNKDLKK, from the coding sequence ATGGTTAAAAAAAAGGGAAAAACTATTGTTACAGTTTACTCTGCTTGGTGTAAGGGATGTGGAATTTGTGTGGCTTTTTGTCCTGGTAAAGTCCTAGAGTTTGATGAGCATGGCAAAGCTTATCCTGCTCATATGGAAGAGTGTATAAACTGTGGATTTTGTGAACTTCACTGTCCTGATTTTGCCATTTCAGTTCGTCCCAAAAAGGATGAAAAATGTATAGATGAAATGGTAAAAAATAAAGATTTGAAAAAATAG